The genomic DNA ttttgtttacttattatgcacttcatgttagtacctacctgattatacatgcttataggagtagtgacacaaccatgtgtttattatgtttaggatctaggtttttataccttatctgatctgtatacctttgatttggttcattgtcctatggtacacattttatatatatatggatattgctatgctgttcaggattttgccatgcttagtgtcatgcaccatttacatgattgcatgctgcgcgatagtctgctccattattgttgagcacatcaccagtttcatctctgtcagtgctccgctggtccgctcatgggtagcgtgacacagcgtggtagcacgtcagttttgctcggtGGTACTCCGCTgggacactcatgggtagtgtgactgcagcgtggtagcatgcagggatccctcctcgtcatcgtgtaccgggagatgagagcattgcgctcccccacttatgatttggggtaggaggataggtgtactccgacagcatcccgtccactcggtcactcatcaggagttgtgatggcaaagtgcacggttgtcacagtcctacccactcggtctcaccatcgtgtgtgagacgtctgactggagagtaggggtgaccaggacatgtcattggcatcatacgcattgatgcatttactgattgtgtttgttgcacttatatgctgcatttggatggatgcatatgtttgatctgacgacctgactattctgataggaggccctggtgagtacagttctcttcagccttttctattgtgcatttccagcttttgtcctgGAGACTGtattccatagttattactatttgttatagatTACTAtatatgtcaactaggtatctgctgagttgttgaactcgcccctatggacactatctttttcaggtaccaggttgtttatggagtcgcttggagtatcctgtctgtcggtccccatgtcacatcagaagacctgtctccgcttttttttatttttattttggtatatgaaccatgtgtatttagctttgtgttctggttttgtttctggagtgttgttttgttgtgtggtgtaagcctaaccGGCTAGCATTCTTCGTTTTTAGTTTTATGTGTTGCCCATTatattttccgttgtgtttagttttggtacagccgagtgacctgttagatttacatataactgcgtggttgtatttttattgtatcagtcgagtaagctgcatataaactgcgtggttgtgtgtatattccagccgcctatggctgaggtatattatgtctgtagaaatgattcagatcgtcagccgtacagggaagatgttgtcgaaatttcttcgggcagggactcccccggggcgtgacatgaaCACCAATTTGCCTAATTACCCCTtatattttttagataaaaaaatccaaaatgagtataattcatcttaaattcagcgcattaaactaaaatctagtatattttctatcaaattgaatttgatttttatccACCTCAattgaatagaaaatatactaaattctatTTAAATGATACTAAATTTGATGGAAAATATGCTAGGTTCTCTTTAACTATGCTCAATTGGATGAACAATATACTAGATTATCTTTATATGATGTTGCATTTATTAAGAATTATATTAAGTGGGAAAAAAAATCGTGTTCAATTTGAtacaaaatatactcgattttagtttaaagtgttgaatttaacaggaattataATCATTTAAAgacttttttatctaaaaaatatgagggacaattttgatagaaaatatattcgatttTAGTTCaaagtactgaatttaagaaaaattatactcaTATTTTAACCTTTCACATTTATTTTTGGaccttttatatttaaaaatatatgaaGGTCAATTTGataacaatatttgcatgagagagtaaaattttatatgtagagaatgaaaataaaattttttagacGTAGACATTAcatacaaaattaaaattgtgaTTATAAATTTTTCTCCAATTAACCGGTTCTATCTAAAactctttgttttattttgttttttgtttttttttttttaagaatttgagaTGTTAAATGGCTGGAAAGTAGAAACCATACTACTAGGCGAAGATATCAATTATTACTTTGAAAGCTCATCAGATTAGGCTAGCTCACACAATTAgatagtttttcttttcttcttctctctcttTCGGTGCGATTGCTCCACCAAAAGCTGTTAACACTTAGCTTTTGTTTAGACGTTAGTCAGAAGTCTTAAAGAAGAGTGACAATGGAGAAAGCAACTTGAGATCCAACTCGAAGAGGAATTGGTAAAGCAACCAAACTACTCTATTCAGATAGAACACATGCATGCAGCAGTTCCCTCACATACTTTGACTCGGGACTATGACAAGCACAAGGCTGGCTAGCTATTTATGATGCAGAAACGAATAAAGAATACATACAAACATACTCATGTGTCCTCCTTTCTCTGTTCGAGTTCAGGGGATGGAGCATTCCGGCGGCAGGCCCTGAGGGAAGCGCTTGGCGTCGTGGCAATAGTGGTAGATCATGAATTTCCTCTGTACCCACTGCATCCGCCCCTGGCTCGTCAGGTCCAGCTCCTGGTTCCACCACCCGCCCTTGCTCTTGCTCGCCTCGCACGGCCGGCCGCCGCCGCACGCCTCGGCTCTGAAACCCCTGTACGCCGCCACGAACGGCGCCTTGCTCCAGTCCGTCTTCACCAGCCCGCCGCGGGTGGCCCAGTCGTCGGCGTTCCACAGGCTCGAGTAGACCCGCATCGGCTGACTGCGCGGGAACGCGATGCCACGCGACTCCAGGTTCTTGAAGTCCCTGATCGGCGTCCCGTCCACCGTAAAACTGACCGTACGCGCGCATCGAAAGATAGCGTTTTAGTTTTTaggaatgaatgaatgaatgaatgaattgCGAAAGGGGGGAATTGACTACATGACGTGTTTCGGGTTCCAGATGATGGAGTAGGTGTGGAAATCCTTGGTGGGATCGAACCAGAGGCGGAACTGCATCTCCCTGTCGCCCTTCCCCTGCGTGTACACGTTCGTGTGCAGAGTGTAGGGCTCGCCGCTGAGGTTTCCGAGGAACTCGAAGTCGATCTCGTCGTGAGTAGCTCCCAACGACGACAActgaaaaatcaaatcaaatcaaaccaaACCAAAACAACAAGATCGATCTCcaactaaattaatttaacaagCGGAATGGAGgttaattatatataaatatattacgTAGTAGGCAGTGACAGTGCCGGCGGAGTTGCCAGGAACGAGCTTGATCTGCATGTCGATCTTGCCGAAGAGGTACTCGTGCTTGGACTGGAAGCCGGAACCGGAGGTGCGGTCGAGGGCGAGGGTAAGGAGCTGGCCGTTTTCCAGAATCTTAGCGCGGCTGTCGCCCCAGGTGACATCGAAGTCCTCCAAGAAGCTACCGCCGGCGGCCATCGTCGCCATTAGAAACACCACCACCAGGGCCACTCTCactgcagcagcagcagcagcagcagcagaggAAGACATGGCTCAATAATCAACTGAGGATTGAttaagaagcagaggaagagtgtgagtggtgagGATTGAGGAGGCGAGAGTAGGTACTTATAGCAGATGAGAGATTGCAGGcgatgagaaggaggaggaattaaaaaataaaataatttcccTTTTTATATTATAACTTCTGATATCCATTATAGCAACTATTTCgttgctaatttattttgatgatcaatatataaaaaaaaaatagcaaccAATATTAAGTATAAAATATCTGatgagatattttttttattttaagtttttctagaaatgctttttttttaaaaaaaaaaagttggatAGGAGTGATGATGTGAGCTGGCAGTGGACTGGAGACAGAGGGAAATAATAAtggaggaaggaaggaaggagaagGGCAAGGTTCCTCCCGTGTCTTTTCTAGGCTTTATTGGTCTCTTCATTCATGCACCTGCAACTCTGTTCCTCTTCTACAATGATGTAACGTTGGATGTCCAACAGATCTTTTATTTGAAACGCCAAGGTACTGATTATGATGATATCAAGCCACTGTTAGCCCTAAAAATCTGTCACGTTTAATCACATCGGAGACAATGATAAAGCGTATGGACCAGTCACTTCATTATACATAGATACACGTGGACCATCTCTATGATTAGAAATCATTGCTTATGCAACTTCCAACCCagtaaaatatttttaaccacagTGATGCACCAATCACACAACATCATGAATCTTCCGGCCAAGAGCAGggtcatgattttaaaaatttgacaaaaaaatcaaaagacaaaCTATTAGTACACGTGTTTAGAGGTAACCTTTTTTTTTCATAAAGGTAacctttttttcaaaaaaaaatatcaaaagacacccattcaataatttttattttaaaaatacctctTGATTCCGTATTATTTTAGTAGTCATCGATAAATATTATAATATGTATAAGTTATCTAATAATTAGTACACGTGTTTAGAATGAATTTGAGATTTATAGATTTATATTATGTAAAAATTATTCAGTAATTATTACAATGTGAAGAAACTATTCAATAGATGATAGAATGAGTTtaggataaatttaaaatttagaatttcaaATATTTGAATATTATTATATCGAAATACTATTTATCAACTTAGTAAAAAAGATAATTTACTCATCTCTAATATCCCACCAATTTATTCCTGGGCCAAAAAAAGATGGAGAATTATAAGATCTTGAATAAGGGGATGGATGAATCTTCTAAATGTTTTATGGCCATTGTTTGCTCGATGGCTATTGTTTTATACTAATTTAATTAGGATAATTAGATGTATTCAGTATTTTCAGATGTCATGTTATTATATTCTTTAATTTATAAGTGTCACATATTGATTGATGCAGATAGTTATAAAATCATCTTTCGTTATGAATTTGTCCACTAGTTTACAAATGTCATCATTTAGTGGATGTAGGTGTCACATTTCAGTAGGGCAATAAGGTATCAAACGTTAATTCTCCTTAAGTGTCTCATAAATGTCACGAGAGGGTGTAGTTTTACTTTCAAAATTTGtactaaaaatttaatatatacaCCTAGAAAATGTCATGGGTAGAATgataaatgaatcaaatatttataaataaatttaatattcaacttaataaaaaattatttatattcatttaatatataGTTTTACTTACACATTTCAAGATTAATCTAAACCTCAATTATTTTAGTTCTATCCCCGCTCtaaatcttattattattatttttttatgaaataagCAAGTGAAAGTATCTATGAATAATGACTCCCTTCCCATTTTCTTGGTCTAAATCAACACtattagaaataataaaatagtcTAAAATAGATCAACAAATTAGTGGGagggttaaaaaaaaatactaatctaTGTGTATGTTCATCGATATTGATCGAGCCTCCTACATATGTTACAGACGAGTCTTAAGAATTATAAGCTTGATTTGCTTTATTCTGTTAACTCCTTTGTTTGTTCTCCTCAGTTTCTCAAAAATTGAAGATCCTGACCCATTTTCCTTGATGATACAGGGTAGTTTTTTTCCCCTAGTCTTCGCATGATTAAGTGCATGCTTACTTATTTCCAACTCTTCATTTAGGTCCTAATTGATCCAATGTCCGCTGGAATGATGAAAAGCAATTGATTATATATTcactttaattttatatataaactGAAGGGGATATACCTTAAACTTATTCCACCAGATCTTTTTTATGGGTGTTGGAGTACTTGTATATGTCATCGAAGCTCTTCTCCAATGGTTATTGACTATtttattaatcttatgtataaCACATATAGAATTTACAAATCTATCATAAAGTtacaaataaataatattaaataattaagatagttaaacaaaatattttatagtacttgcGAATCTCTGTAAGAGACTATAGACTCTCGACTACCTTGCATCTCAACAACTGGATGTCTGGATGAAGGAACTTGTATGGGTACTGGTGAAATTACTTGCGAAGGTGAATGAAAAGGTGCTGGCGAAGGTACATAGGAAGATCCTACAATTAAAGAAGCACTACAATAAAAAATGACTTTCCGTAGCTTGTTATCAATGATTTTCCAAAAATTGGAGATCCTGACCCATTTTCTTCAGTAATGCAAGGTGGCTTTTTTCCACTAGTTCTTGCTTGATTAAGTGCATGTCgaatgtgatcgccacatttaTTCTTAAAAATTCTCTTTATTTCCAAATCTTCATTTATGCCCCAATTGAATGTTCGCTGAAATGGCGAAAAATAATTGATTATATGTTCACTTTAATTCATATATAAACTGAAGGAGATATACCTTAAACTAACTTATTCCACCAGAGCTCTTTTTGTGGGTGTTGGAGTGCTTGTATATGTCATCGAAGCCCCTCCCC from Zingiber officinale cultivar Zhangliang chromosome 4A, Zo_v1.1, whole genome shotgun sequence includes the following:
- the LOC121971575 gene encoding probable xyloglucan endotransglucosylase/hydrolase protein 23 → MSSSAAAAAAAAVRVALVVVFLMATMAAGGSFLEDFDVTWGDSRAKILENGQLLTLALDRTSGSGFQSKHEYLFGKIDMQIKLVPGNSAGTVTAYYLSSLGATHDEIDFEFLGNLSGEPYTLHTNVYTQGKGDREMQFRLWFDPTKDFHTYSIIWNPKHVIFTVDGTPIRDFKNLESRGIAFPRSQPMRVYSSLWNADDWATRGGLVKTDWSKAPFVAAYRGFRAEACGGGRPCEASKSKGGWWNQELDLTSQGRMQWVQRKFMIYHYCHDAKRFPQGLPPECSIP